In Paraburkholderia youngii, the genomic stretch ACTTCGTAACAGCGCCCCAACGCATGGATCGACAGTACGAGCAAAGACCTTTCATCCGACTCCGTCGCCCGCGGAGCTGTTGCGATACTCGTCCCACGTCTCTCGGGTCCACCATTGCTTGTCGATATCGAAGAAACGATAGATCGAGAAAATCGGCAACGGTGCCGTGGGAACGCACCGTAGGTCGGAAGAGTGCCCGTGATGAGGGCTGTGAGCAGGCTGTGCCAGTCGGGACGGGGATGAACTCTCTATCTAAGATTGCGCCCGGGTGGATGTCAATTGGCGCGCGTGGTCTGTGTACGCCACACCACAATCAGTATCGGGCGGCTGCTGGGTGGGACGTTGGGACTCGTGATGCCAGGCAGAGCCAATGGCGCTCGCGCTCCAGGCTCGCGCGCCGACGCCGGGCCCCGCTCACCGCGCACACCTTGCGGCATGCGCGATGCCGCACAAGTCAGTCGCCATGCCCCGCGCCCAGCGCCGCCAGCGGATGCGCGCCGCCTTGCCACGGCAAGCTCAGGAAATGCCGCACGCGCTCGGGTTGCACATCGGCGAGCGTCGCCGGCGACCAGCGCGGCCGGCGGTCCTTGTCGATCAATTGCGCACGCACACCCTCGCGGAAATCGCCTTCGTCAATCGAGCGCTTCACGATGCCGAGCTCCATCCGGAAGCAGTCGGCGAGCGTCATCTGCCGACCGCGCAGCAGCGCTTCGCGCGTCACGTGCAGCATCGTCGGCGAATGGGCGCTCAGTGCCTCGTAGGTCGCTTGCAGCCATTGCCGCACCTCGCGCGGCGGTTCGCGTTCGAGATCCTGACGCAGCGTCGCGACGATGCGCTCGACGCCCGAGCGCCGGTCGAAGTGGCGCAGTATCAGTTGCGTCAGCGCGCCGAGCGGCGCGTGCGGCACGATGTTGCACGGCGGCTCGAACACGGCGCGCAACGCGTCGATGCGCCCGGTGTCCGACGTGTCGTGCGGCATGCGCTGCAAACGTTCCTCGAAGCTCGCGAGCCAGTCGGCCGGCACGCACAGGTCGGCCAGTTGCAGGCGCATCGCATCGGCGCCCGCCAGCGTCGCGCCGGTCAGACCGACATACAGCGCAAGCTCGGCCGGCATCACGTTCAGAAAGCGGCTCGCGCCGACATCGGGCACGAAGCCGATGCGCGTCTCCGGCATCGCGATGCGGCTGCGCTCGGTCACGATGCGCAGCCGCGCCGCTTGGCCGAGGCCCATGCCGCCGCCCATCGCGATACCGTCGAGCAGCGCGACCACCGGCTTCGGAAACGTGTGCAACGCGTAGTCGAGCCGGTATTCGTCGACGAAGAACGCGAGCCAGCGCGGGTCGCCCTGCGTTGCGAGCCGATGCACCTCGCGCACGTCGCCGCCCGCGCAAAAGCCCTTGTCGCCGGCGCCTTTCAGCACCAGCGCGACGATTCCGGGATCGGTGCGGCATTGCTCGACCAGCACGGCGAGCTCGCGCACCATTGCGTGCGACAGCGCGTTGAGCGCAGCAGGGCGGTTCAGCGTGATGATCGCCACACGGTTGACGACGCGAAACAGCACGTCCGCTTCGGCTTGCGTATTCGGCGCATTGCGCGCTTCGACCGCAACGCTTTGCAAAGTGCTCATCGCTGCGTCTCCCTTGGTGCATGGCTCGTCTGCCAGCGCGGCGCACGTTTTTCGAGGAATGCGTTGACGCCCTCGCGCTGATCGGCGCCATCGAACAGATCGACGAAACGCTCGCGTTCGAGCGCGAGCGCGGCGGCGCGCGGCACGCCATGCCGCGCCTGATGGATCAGCTCCTTGCTGAAGCTGACCGCCTGCGGGCTCAAACCCGTGACCCGCTGCGCCATCTTCAGCGCGGCTTCACGCGCGGCGCCGCGCTCCACCACTTCTTCGACGAGGCCAATGCGCAGCGCGCTCGCCGCATCGACGCGCTCGCCGGTCAGGATCATCCGCTTGGCCCAGCCTTCGCCGACCAGCCACGGCAGCGTCTGCGTGCCGCAGCCGCACGGCAGCAGTCCGACCGCGGTCTCAGGCAGCGCCAGCACCGCATGCTGCTCGGCGATGCGGATATCGCATGCGAGCGCGCATTCGAGACCGCCGCCCATCGCATAGCCGTTGAGCGCCGCGATCACGACCGGCCGCGCGTTTTGCAGCGTTTCGAACGCCGCGCCGAAACGCGCCGCCGCGGCGCGCGCCACTTCGCGATCGCCGTCGGCGAAGGTGTTCAGATCGGCGCCCGCGCTGAAGAACTTCGGGCCGTCGCCGGTTATCACCAGCGCGCGCACGCGCGCATCGGCGTTCAACTGCTCGACGGTGCGCTGCAATTGCAGCAAACCGTCGGGCGTGAAAGCGTTCGCGGGCGGCCGTTTCAACGTGATCAACGCAACCGCGCCGTCGTGCGCGTAATCGAGCTCGATCATTGGGTGCCTCCCTGGCCGTCGCCGCCGCGCTCTCGCGAGCGATACAGCTTGATTACCGCCGAAAAGTCCAGACGTCCCGCGCCGTTCGTGCTCATCGTTTGATAAAGCTGCTGCGCGAGCGCGCCGAGATAGACCGGCTGACGCGCGCCGCGCGCGGCATCGGTGGCGAGGCCGAGGTCCTTCAGCATCAGGTCGGTGCCGAAGCCGCCGGTATAGCCGCGCGACGAAGGCGCGGTCTCGATCACGCCCGGCATCGGGTTATACGTGTCCGAACTCCAGCAACGCCCGGTCGACGTATTGATGATGCTGCCGAGCACCTTCGTGTCGATGCCGAGCGCCTCGCCGAGCGACATCGCCTCCGCGACGCCCGCCATCGAGATGCCGAGCACGAGGTTGTTGCAGATCTTCGCGACCTGGCCGGTGCCGGTATCGCCGCAATGGACGATGTTTTTTCCCATCGCCAGCAGAACGGGCTTGACCTGCTCGTACGCGCTCGCGCTGCCGCCGACCATGAAGGTCAGCGTGCCCGCCGCCGCGCCGCCCGTGCCGCCCGACACCGGCGCATCGACGAAGCTGTTGCCATGCGCCGCGGCGAGTTCGGCAAACGCCTTCACGCTGGCGGGATCGATCGTGCTCGAATCGATGATCGGCACGCCCGCCGCGATGCCGGCGAGGATGCCGTCGTCCGCGACGAGCACGCTGCGTACGTGCGCCGCGGCGGGCAGCATCGTGATCACGCATTCGACGTCGCTGGCGGCGGCCTTCGGCGAGCCGGCCGCTTGCGCGCCCGCATCGACGAGCGTGCGCACGGCCTGTGCGCTGAGATCGAACACGTTGAGCGCGTGGGCCGCCTTCAGCAGGTTCAGCGCCATCGGCGCGCCCATGTTGCCGAGTCCGATAAAGCCTATTTTCATGGTGTCGTCTCCGTATGTGCGTTCAATGCGTTCAATGCGTTCAATGCGTTCAACGCAGGCGGATCGTCGTGTTGACGCCGTCGCTGACGGTGTCGTCGTCGAACCAGCGCGCGGTGACCGTCTTCGTCTGCGTGTAGAACTGCACGACCTGCTTGCCGTACGGACCGAGATCGCCGAGTTTCGAGCCGCGCGAGCCGGTGAAGCTGAAAAACGGCACCGGCACCGGAATCGGAATGTTGATGCCGACCTGGCCGATATCGATCTCGCTCTGGAACTTGCGCGCCGCCGCGCCGCTTTGCGTAAACAGGCCCACGCCGTTGCCGAACGGGTTTGCGTTGACGAGCGCGATCGCGTCGTCGAGCGTCGCGACGTTGACCACCGCGAGCACCGGTCCGAAGATTTCGGTGCGGTAGATTTCCATGTCGGTCGTGACGTCGTTGAATACCGTCGGGCCGATGAAGTTACCCTGCTCATAGCCCTGCACGCTCACATCCCGGCCGTCGAGCGCGAGTGTCGCGCCCTCCTTCACGCCCGCGTCGATCAGACCGAGAATGCGTTGCTTCGCCGCGCGCGACACGACCGGCCCGACATCGGTGCCCGGCTCGTGCCCCGCATTGACCTTCAGCGTCTTCGCCTTCGCGACGAGCTCGGGCAGCCACTCGCGCGCGGCGCCCACCAGCACCGCCACCGAAGTCGCCATGCAGCGCTGACCGGCCGCGCCGAACGCGGCGCCCGCGAGCGCGTTGAGCGTCTGTTCGCGGTTCGCGTCGGGCAGCACCACCGCGTGGTTCTTCGCGCCCATCATCGCTTGCACGCGCTTGCCGTGTTCGCTGCCGAGGCGATACACGTGCGTGCCGACCGCCGTCGAACCGACGAACGAAATCGCCTTTACCAGTTCATGCGCGCACATCGCATCGACCACGTCCTTGCCGCCGTGCACGACGTTCAGCACGCCCTTCGGCACGCCGGCTTCGAGCGCAAGTTCGACGAGCTGCATCGTCGACAGCGGGTCTTGCTCGGATGGCTTCAGCACGAAGGTATTGCCGCACACGAGCGCCATCGGGAACATCCACAGCGGGATCATCGCGGGGAAATTGAACGGCGTGATACCGACGCAGACGCCGAGCGGCTGACGCAACGTGTAGGTGTCCACGCCAGCAGCGACGTTCTCGGCGAATTCACCCTGCTGCAACGTGCCGATAGAACACGCGTGCTCGACGACTTCCAGACCGCGGAAGATGTCGCCCTCGGCATCGGGAATCGTCTTGCCCTGCTCGGCCGACAGCGTCTTCGCGATGCGCGGCATATGCTCACGAATCAGCGCCTGGTACTTCAGCATGATGCGCATGCGCGCGCCGATCGGCGTGTCCTTCCACGTTTTGAATGCGGCGTGCGCGCTGCGCACCGCCGCGTCGACTTCCGCGACGGTCGCGAACGGCACGCGCGCGAGCGCCGCCTGGGTGGCCGGGTTCACGATGTCGCGCCACTCGGTCGTCTTCGATTCGACGAACTCGCCGTCGATCAGCAGTTTGACGGTGGCCACGGCGCCGGCGACGTCGCGGCTGGTCTCGTTCGAAGCAAGGGTGCTCATGCTGAAACTCCTGTGCGATGGCCGCGCGGCGGCCGGACAGCGATAGGGAAGGAAAAAACAGTGCCCCGACGCATTGAATCCGAAGCTCGAATTCGACGCGTGCGATTCAGACCGGGGCGGCAACACCAGCAATGGCGAGGAATGAAGACAGTCAACGCAAGTCGGGGAAATCCTCTTCCCAGTACTCGTCGGGCAGACGCGCGGGTTCGGCCGCGCGCTCCATTTCGCGGCGCCGTAACTCGACGCGGCGGATCTTGCCGGAGATCGTTTTCGGCAGTTCGCTGAATTGCAGACGACGGATCCGCTTGTATGGCGCGAGTTTTTCGCGCGAAAACGCGAACACCGCGCGCGCGAGTTCGGGACCGGCCTCATAGCCCTGACGCACGGTGACGAACGCCTTCGGCACCGACAGGCGCAACGCGTCCGCGCTCGGCACGACGGCCGCCTCGCCGATCGCTTCGTGTTCGATCAGCACGCTTTCGAGTTCGAACGGACTCAGCCGATAGTCGGACGACTTGAACACATCGTCCGAGCGGCCGACGTACACGTAGTAGCCGTCGTCGCGACGCAGCGCGACATCCGACGTGCGATAGAAGCCGTTGCGCATCGCCTGCGCGGTCGCGTTCACATTGTTCGCGTAGCCGGTCATCAGGCCGAGCGGCCGTTCGGCGAGCGGCAGCGCGATTTCGCCTTCGGTCACGGGTTGGTCGTCGGCATCGAGCAGTTCGACGCGGTAGCCCGGCAGCGGACGCCCCATCGAGCCGGCCACCACCGGCTGGCCCGGCGAATTGCCGATCTGGCAGGTCGTCTCGGTCTGGCCGTAGCCATCGCGGATCGTGATGTCCCACGCGTGCTTGACGCGCTCGATGACCTCCGGATTCAGCGGCTCGCCCGCGCCGACGATCTCGCGCAGCTTCACCGGATAGTCGCCGAGCGGCTCCTGCACGAGCATGCGCCAGACGGTCGGCGGCGCGCACAGCGTGGTCACGTTGAAGCGCACCAGCGCGGCGAGTGTGTCTTTCGGCACGAAGCGCGGGACGTTGAACACGAACACG encodes the following:
- a CDS encoding enoyl-CoA hydratase/isomerase family protein; translated protein: MSTLQSVAVEARNAPNTQAEADVLFRVVNRVAIITLNRPAALNALSHAMVRELAVLVEQCRTDPGIVALVLKGAGDKGFCAGGDVREVHRLATQGDPRWLAFFVDEYRLDYALHTFPKPVVALLDGIAMGGGMGLGQAARLRIVTERSRIAMPETRIGFVPDVGASRFLNVMPAELALYVGLTGATLAGADAMRLQLADLCVPADWLASFEERLQRMPHDTSDTGRIDALRAVFEPPCNIVPHAPLGALTQLILRHFDRRSGVERIVATLRQDLEREPPREVRQWLQATYEALSAHSPTMLHVTREALLRGRQMTLADCFRMELGIVKRSIDEGDFREGVRAQLIDKDRRPRWSPATLADVQPERVRHFLSLPWQGGAHPLAALGAGHGD
- a CDS encoding enoyl-CoA hydratase codes for the protein MIELDYAHDGAVALITLKRPPANAFTPDGLLQLQRTVEQLNADARVRALVITGDGPKFFSAGADLNTFADGDREVARAAAARFGAAFETLQNARPVVIAALNGYAMGGGLECALACDIRIAEQHAVLALPETAVGLLPCGCGTQTLPWLVGEGWAKRMILTGERVDAASALRIGLVEEVVERGAAREAALKMAQRVTGLSPQAVSFSKELIHQARHGVPRAAALALERERFVDLFDGADQREGVNAFLEKRAPRWQTSHAPRETQR
- the mmsB gene encoding 3-hydroxyisobutyrate dehydrogenase, with the translated sequence MKIGFIGLGNMGAPMALNLLKAAHALNVFDLSAQAVRTLVDAGAQAAGSPKAAASDVECVITMLPAAAHVRSVLVADDGILAGIAAGVPIIDSSTIDPASVKAFAELAAAHGNSFVDAPVSGGTGGAAAGTLTFMVGGSASAYEQVKPVLLAMGKNIVHCGDTGTGQVAKICNNLVLGISMAGVAEAMSLGEALGIDTKVLGSIINTSTGRCWSSDTYNPMPGVIETAPSSRGYTGGFGTDLMLKDLGLATDAARGARQPVYLGALAQQLYQTMSTNGAGRLDFSAVIKLYRSRERGGDGQGGTQ
- a CDS encoding CoA-acylating methylmalonate-semialdehyde dehydrogenase; this translates as MSTLASNETSRDVAGAVATVKLLIDGEFVESKTTEWRDIVNPATQAALARVPFATVAEVDAAVRSAHAAFKTWKDTPIGARMRIMLKYQALIREHMPRIAKTLSAEQGKTIPDAEGDIFRGLEVVEHACSIGTLQQGEFAENVAAGVDTYTLRQPLGVCVGITPFNFPAMIPLWMFPMALVCGNTFVLKPSEQDPLSTMQLVELALEAGVPKGVLNVVHGGKDVVDAMCAHELVKAISFVGSTAVGTHVYRLGSEHGKRVQAMMGAKNHAVVLPDANREQTLNALAGAAFGAAGQRCMATSVAVLVGAAREWLPELVAKAKTLKVNAGHEPGTDVGPVVSRAAKQRILGLIDAGVKEGATLALDGRDVSVQGYEQGNFIGPTVFNDVTTDMEIYRTEIFGPVLAVVNVATLDDAIALVNANPFGNGVGLFTQSGAAARKFQSEIDIGQVGINIPIPVPVPFFSFTGSRGSKLGDLGPYGKQVVQFYTQTKTVTARWFDDDTVSDGVNTTIRLR
- a CDS encoding AMP-binding protein codes for the protein MTAAKAFLEARDLLVRHRTDYERAYREFTWPALGEFNWALDYFDAIARNNDNPALWIVDDPSSDGLRLSYAQMSERSSRMANFLRSAGVGRGDRVLLMLPNRVELWDVMLAAMKLGAIVLPATTQLSADDVRDRVQIGGAKFAVVDSAELGKFDALDVPLTRFSVGAPRDGWIDVAAAYEAAPDFTPDGVTHASDPMLLYFTSGTTSKPKLVEHTHQSYPVGHLSTMYWIGLQPDDIHWNISSPGWAKHAWSCFFAPWNAQACVFVFNVPRFVPKDTLAALVRFNVTTLCAPPTVWRMLVQEPLGDYPVKLREIVGAGEPLNPEVIERVKHAWDITIRDGYGQTETTCQIGNSPGQPVVAGSMGRPLPGYRVELLDADDQPVTEGEIALPLAERPLGLMTGYANNVNATAQAMRNGFYRTSDVALRRDDGYYVYVGRSDDVFKSSDYRLSPFELESVLIEHEAIGEAAVVPSADALRLSVPKAFVTVRQGYEAGPELARAVFAFSREKLAPYKRIRRLQFSELPKTISGKIRRVELRRREMERAAEPARLPDEYWEEDFPDLR